A genomic region of Porticoccaceae bacterium LTM1 contains the following coding sequences:
- a CDS encoding PD-(D/E)XK nuclease family protein has protein sequence MLKPLFDIEPLLPAIESGATILTPNNRLASKLLDAWGLIQQQQGKLAWKMPAVFAIENWISEYWQQLVTGAMEGSDRAELSGAQELLLWEQIIEADDDKPLLLNAAGLAQSAMRANQNLAMWAIELDELRSYDEPGIQLLLRWQETFQQRCDDLKLISHPKLIANVVDAFQSGKITGIEKIILVDFQTLAPLHRKVVESATNNLVEFQWPKNNSHQSRQATFNDSSQELQQAAHWAEQKLHAEPNARVGIIIPDLPNRRQQVERVFREQFEPLYKLPKTERYAPPFNISTATPLANTPMIASALQLLKLNQPKQALADFCRVLNSPFWGNTDSGQLVRSLTEKRLLTLEKATIRSVEFRECVARIEDRISSLSGDVEESENKLSSLLNHAEQLRRQRPYSDTHSNWRKLIESQLTIFNWPGPRPIDSIEFQQRNHWRKLLEQFEALGAVAPPVSFAQAFKQLERLAQTTPFQAETEDSPLQILGLLEGAGLRFDHLWMMGMDDRQWPPATEPNPLLPIALQREKQMPRASAERELVLAQKLLDTYQSRATQQIFSYCQFDGDAELSPSSLIAGMEPIDFEPLKNTDSPSAELEFIPVGSAPELNPQTETVRGGSSLFKDQANCPFNAFARWRLGALEPSEPCSGLSPLERGIILHNILDTFWEKIGSQASLHDLSNEESTNQVTEIANSILNKWRSRKPELGDQFFQLEAERLTNLISRWLDVERQRTAFTVAAREAQVKAEFAGLPLDLRIDRIDTSENGEEILIDYKTGNASVSSWLGDRPSEPQLPLYSLLLKQPPAAISFAIINADQQSMTGLAENPALIPNYRIPRNAELPESWGELIEQWKSTLTSIAISYKQGDAEITPYNNQAFNYQDELLPLNRWPEQVQMERLLKGDPS, from the coding sequence ATGTTAAAGCCACTGTTTGATATCGAACCCCTGCTGCCAGCCATTGAGTCCGGTGCAACCATTCTGACACCCAACAACCGTCTGGCCAGCAAATTGCTCGATGCCTGGGGGCTTATCCAGCAGCAACAGGGCAAGCTGGCCTGGAAAATGCCGGCGGTTTTTGCGATCGAGAACTGGATTTCAGAATACTGGCAACAGCTTGTAACCGGTGCTATGGAAGGCAGTGACCGCGCCGAACTTAGCGGTGCACAAGAGCTGCTGCTCTGGGAACAGATTATCGAAGCGGACGATGACAAACCTCTTTTGCTGAATGCCGCCGGTCTGGCGCAGAGCGCCATGCGCGCAAACCAGAATCTGGCTATGTGGGCAATTGAGCTGGACGAACTGCGCTCCTATGACGAGCCAGGCATACAACTTTTATTGCGTTGGCAGGAGACATTTCAGCAGCGCTGTGACGACCTGAAACTGATTTCCCACCCTAAATTAATCGCCAACGTCGTCGATGCATTCCAATCCGGAAAAATCACCGGTATCGAAAAAATTATTCTGGTGGACTTCCAGACCCTGGCACCGCTACACCGTAAAGTAGTTGAATCCGCCACCAACAACCTCGTAGAGTTCCAGTGGCCAAAAAATAATAGCCACCAAAGCCGACAAGCGACGTTTAACGATTCATCGCAGGAATTACAGCAAGCAGCACACTGGGCCGAGCAAAAACTGCACGCGGAGCCTAATGCCCGTGTCGGCATTATCATTCCTGACCTACCCAATCGCCGCCAACAGGTTGAAAGAGTGTTTCGCGAGCAGTTTGAGCCGCTTTACAAACTGCCCAAAACAGAACGTTACGCACCGCCATTTAACATCTCCACCGCAACCCCGCTGGCAAACACACCGATGATTGCCAGTGCGTTGCAACTGTTGAAGCTCAATCAACCGAAGCAAGCATTGGCGGATTTTTGCAGGGTGCTGAATTCGCCCTTTTGGGGCAATACCGATTCTGGGCAACTGGTCCGCAGCCTTACAGAAAAACGTTTACTGACCCTCGAAAAAGCAACCATTCGATCTGTAGAGTTTCGCGAGTGCGTTGCCAGAATTGAAGATAGGATTTCCTCTCTGTCCGGCGATGTTGAAGAATCCGAAAACAAATTGTCCAGCTTGTTAAATCACGCTGAACAATTGCGACGCCAGCGCCCTTACTCAGATACACACAGCAACTGGCGCAAACTGATTGAGAGCCAACTGACCATTTTTAATTGGCCAGGCCCGCGCCCGATCGACAGTATAGAATTTCAGCAGCGAAACCATTGGCGTAAATTGCTCGAGCAATTTGAGGCCTTAGGTGCTGTCGCGCCACCGGTTTCATTTGCCCAAGCCTTCAAACAACTTGAGCGTCTTGCTCAAACCACACCATTCCAGGCCGAAACCGAAGACTCACCTCTTCAGATTCTCGGTTTACTGGAAGGCGCCGGATTGCGATTCGATCACCTGTGGATGATGGGCATGGATGACCGCCAATGGCCGCCCGCCACCGAACCTAACCCTCTATTACCCATTGCATTACAGCGCGAAAAACAAATGCCTCGCGCCAGCGCAGAGCGAGAACTGGTTTTAGCTCAAAAGCTTTTGGATACCTACCAGAGCCGCGCAACCCAGCAGATATTCAGCTACTGCCAGTTTGACGGCGATGCCGAACTGTCGCCCAGTTCACTGATTGCCGGAATGGAGCCGATAGATTTTGAACCACTGAAAAATACAGACTCGCCAAGTGCAGAATTGGAGTTCATTCCAGTCGGCTCAGCACCAGAATTAAATCCACAAACCGAAACAGTGCGCGGCGGCAGCAGCCTGTTTAAAGACCAGGCCAACTGCCCGTTCAATGCGTTCGCTCGCTGGCGCCTGGGTGCACTGGAACCCAGCGAACCTTGCAGCGGCCTCTCGCCATTGGAACGCGGCATCATCCTGCACAATATTCTCGATACATTTTGGGAAAAAATCGGGTCTCAGGCTTCTCTTCATGATTTATCGAACGAAGAATCCACGAATCAGGTTACCGAAATTGCCAACAGCATTTTGAATAAATGGCGTAGCCGTAAGCCGGAACTCGGCGATCAGTTTTTTCAGCTGGAAGCAGAACGACTAACCAATTTAATTTCACGTTGGCTGGATGTGGAGCGTCAACGTACTGCTTTCACAGTAGCCGCAAGAGAGGCACAGGTAAAAGCCGAATTTGCTGGATTACCACTGGATTTGCGCATTGACCGAATCGACACATCAGAAAACGGCGAAGAAATCCTGATTGACTACAAAACCGGCAATGCTTCTGTAAGCAGCTGGCTTGGTGATCGCCCTTCTGAACCCCAATTACCGCTCTATTCCCTGCTGCTGAAACAACCACCGGCAGCCATCAGTTTCGCCATTATCAATGCCGATCAACAGAGCATGACCGGCCTTGCAGAAAATCCTGCACTTATTCCCAATTACCGTATTCCACGTAATGCTGAGCTGCCTGAATCATGGGGTGAACTGATTGAACAATGGAAGAGCACACTTACCTCTATCGCGATCAGTTACAAACAGGGTGACGCTGAAATTACGCCCTATAACAATCAGGCGTTTAATTATCAGGATGAGCTTTTGCCTCTCAATAGGTGGCCTGAGCAGGTGCAGATGGAAAGGCTTTTGAAAGGGGATCCGTCTTAA
- a CDS encoding NUDIX hydrolase gives MTNKPPKAIPSASMIVLRDSSNGIEVLVARRNPELRMAGDFWVFPGGVLDKQDQVEGDEPLSAFLRNARRETLEEVGLNVAQDTVVHFAHWITPVELAMRFDTHFFVVQMPSDQQPVPDGSEIVEVRWLTPQSLVEGCDRSEFKLMFPTLMNARRLIGFDSVKQALDRARLEEVKPLMPGLGFTNGKPVALIPEEAGYGITEWEFPYPVKIVSD, from the coding sequence ATGACGAACAAACCACCAAAAGCGATCCCATCTGCCAGCATGATTGTACTGCGCGACAGCAGTAACGGCATTGAGGTTCTGGTTGCCCGACGCAACCCGGAGCTGCGCATGGCTGGTGACTTCTGGGTTTTTCCTGGTGGTGTACTGGATAAGCAGGATCAGGTCGAGGGTGATGAGCCACTGTCGGCATTTCTGCGCAATGCCAGGCGTGAAACTCTTGAGGAGGTTGGCTTGAATGTGGCCCAAGACACTGTCGTTCACTTTGCCCACTGGATTACTCCGGTGGAGCTGGCGATGCGCTTTGATACCCACTTCTTTGTCGTTCAAATGCCCAGTGACCAGCAGCCGGTGCCAGATGGCAGTGAAATAGTTGAAGTACGCTGGCTCACCCCGCAATCATTAGTTGAGGGCTGTGATAGAAGTGAATTCAAGCTGATGTTTCCCACCTTGATGAATGCTCGTCGCCTGATAGGGTTTGATTCCGTAAAGCAGGCTTTGGATCGGGCTCGTCTGGAAGAAGTAAAGCCACTGATGCCGGGTTTAGGTTTTACCAACGGCAAACCAGTGGCGCTGATTCCCGAAGAGGCGGGCTATGGGATTACCGAGTGGGAGTTTCCTTATCCCGTAAAGATCGTCTCTGATTGA
- the murI gene encoding glutamate racemase, translated as MPHSATPSTAPKVLVFDSGVGGLSILAELRRALPMCELVFACDNAAFPYGTKDEETLVERVDQVLKALIRKVDPDIVVVACNSASTLVLPRIRSHFVRPVVGVVPAIKPAAAMSQTKCIGLLATPGTVKRQYTQQLIDDFANDCRVVRVGSSELVHLAEEKIRGKAISAEKLQEVLSPLLAETEIDTVVLACTHFPLLKEELSALAKPHIRWIDSGEAIARRVHSLLPSLDTGLPEVQESLAIFTGPHDQLDSMSIGLKNFGCTRIEIMQV; from the coding sequence ATGCCCCACTCTGCTACGCCCTCAACTGCCCCCAAGGTCCTGGTGTTCGATTCCGGTGTCGGCGGATTGAGCATTCTGGCCGAACTGCGTCGCGCCCTGCCGATGTGCGAACTGGTGTTTGCCTGCGACAACGCGGCATTCCCCTACGGCACTAAAGACGAAGAGACGCTGGTGGAGCGTGTAGATCAGGTGCTGAAGGCCCTGATTCGAAAGGTTGATCCGGATATTGTGGTGGTTGCATGCAACAGCGCCAGCACACTGGTATTGCCAAGAATTCGCTCACACTTCGTCAGACCGGTAGTTGGTGTTGTCCCCGCCATCAAACCTGCTGCTGCCATGAGTCAGACCAAATGTATTGGCCTGTTAGCAACACCCGGAACCGTTAAACGCCAATACACCCAGCAGTTAATTGACGATTTCGCCAATGACTGTCGCGTGGTGCGCGTTGGCTCATCGGAACTGGTGCATCTGGCTGAAGAGAAAATCAGAGGCAAAGCGATTTCAGCGGAGAAGCTGCAGGAGGTTTTGTCCCCCCTGCTGGCTGAAACCGAGATCGATACCGTCGTTTTGGCCTGCACCCACTTTCCGCTGCTGAAAGAAGAGTTGAGCGCACTCGCCAAGCCACATATCCGCTGGATAGATTCAGGCGAAGCCATCGCCCGCCGTGTTCACTCACTGTTGCCTTCGCTGGATACAGGGCTGCCTGAGGTACAGGAGAGTCTGGCGATCTTCACAGGCCCCCATGATCAGCTGGACAGTATGTCGATTGGTCTGAAGAACTTTGGCTGTACCCGCATAGAAATTATGCAGGTTTAG